In uncultured Desulfuromonas sp., the genomic stretch AAGTTCACTTGACGTCGGTCAGAAAGCAGGCACTGATCTGGATTGTCGCATTTGTAGGCGTGTTCCTTCCCCAAATGATGGTGATCTGTAAACGTGCTGCCGGAAAAGACATGTGAATATGTGTTGTAATACCTGTTTTAACCGGATTCATCAGGAAAAGATGCCACCCGCCATGCCAAATTATCTATGTCGAATCGGGACCAGTGATGGCCGGATCGTTGACAAGCACTATGAGTCGGACTCTCGAGAACAACTGCGTTCCAGTCTTGAAGGGCAGGGGTTCCATGTGTTTCGTATCCGCCGCTACAGTTTGGGTTTTTTCAACGCTTTTAAGCCAACCCGAAGGCGTTTGAGTGGTGCCCGTTTGCTTGCTTTCAATCAGGAACTGTTGGTACTGCTACGTTCCGGTGTGCCGGTGATGCAGATTTTCGATACCCAGGTAGAGCAGCTTGAGGCTGGCGCTCTGCGCGAGGTGATTAGTGAGGTGCGTGAGGAGGTCCGTAGTGGAAGCTCATTATCCGAAGCGTTTGCCAAGTTTCCACATTTTTTCCCACCGTTATACATTGCAGCTTTACGGGCAGGCGAGAAGACCGGCAATGTCCCGGAAACCCTGAGCCGTTTTCTGACGTATCAGAAACGCGTCGAACGCATTCGCGACAAAGTGCGTGGTGCGACTTTTTATCCTCTGCTTCTGACGTGTGCAGCAGTATTTGTGGTCATTTTCCTGATCCTTTTTGTGGTGCCGCGCTTTTCCGAGATTTATGCCGATGCCAATGTCTCTTTGCCGTTGATGACCCGCCTGCTTATGACACTTTCCCGCAACGCCATCCAATTCTGGTATCTGTTGCCGTTTGCGGTTTTAGTGCTGGTCGGTATAGCTCGCTTGGTCAACAACGCTCCAAGCGGCCGTCTGTGGCTTGATCGAGTACGCTTGCAACTTCCTTTTATCGGTGGCCTGACCATCGACTATGCCTTGTCTAGCTTTGGCCGTACGTTGGGCACCACGCTGGTCAGTGGAACGCCGTTGGTCGAGGCCATGCGTATGTCGCGAGGAACACTCAATAATTGTGCTCTGGGGCAGGAGATGATGGCTTCCATCCGATGTATAGAAGAGGGGGTGACAATGTCGGAGGCTTTAGGACGAAGTGGGTTCTTTCCGCCGATGGCTCTGCGCATGATCCGTGTCGGCGAAACCAGTGGCTCATTAACGGAGATGCTCGCTGATCTGGCCGATTATTACGAGAGCCGTGTTGAAGAACGCCTAGACCGTTTGACAACGATGATCGAACCGGTGCTGATGATGGTCATGGGACTGCTTATCGCGTTTATTATTGTTGCCATGTATGTGCCGATTTTTCAGCTGGCCGGAACCGTAGGGTAAATCATGAGTAGCGTAACGTCATCTTTGCAACGTAAGCGGATCGGGCGCCTCCTTGTTGAAATGGGCGCGATAGCTCCAGCCCAGATCGCATTACTTGTCGACAAGCAACAACAGAGCGGCAGACGTTTTGGTGAAACCGGTGTTGAAGCCGGGCTGTTCAGTGATCGCGATCTGGCGCAGGCATTGGCTCAGCAGTTTGGCTATCCATTTATTGACTTGGATGATGTCGTGCTTGATGCCGAGCTTGTCGCGCAACTGCCAAGCGGCATGGCCCTGAAGTACAGCCTCGTGCCTTTGGAAAAACACAACCAAATTCTGGTGGTTGCCATTGAGGATCCGACCCGAGTGGTGGATCTCGATCAGTTGGAACTGCAACTCGGCCTGACCTTGCAGCCGAAGATTGCCGCCAAAGACCAGATCGAACGCTTGATTGAGCGTGGCGCAGGGTCGCAAGGGGTTCTGCGAGAAGCTTCAGAAGATTTTAAGCTGCAGTTGGTCAAAGAAACGGAAAGTGGAGATGAGGTCCTCTCCATTGACAAGTTGACTGCCGATACCAGTCCGATTATCCGTCTGGTTGATTCTACCTTGTTTGACGCTTTGAGGAAACGGGCCAGCGATATTCACATCGAAGCCACCGATGACGGAGTCATGATCAAGTATCGGGTCGACGGCGTTTTGTTTCAGGCGACGGAAACAATTGATGCCCGTTTTCAACGTCCGATTATCTCCCGCATCAAGGTAATGAGTGAACTGGATATTTCAGAGCAACGCATCCCTCAGGACGGACGTTTTAAAGTACGGCTGGGAGGGAAATCCATCGATTTTCGGGTGTCGATCATGCCGACCAGTTATGGCGAAGATGCGGTGATCCGTATCCTGGACAAAGAATCGATCGCCGTGGATATGCAAGGCCTAACCTTTAAGTCGCTCGGCTTTGCAGAGCGCGAAAGGCAGCGCATGTCAAAGAGGATTCGGGAACCCTATGGCATGGTGCTGGTCACCGGCCCGACCGGGAGCGGCAAGACCACCACGTTATATGCGGCCCTGAGTGAAATCAGCTCTGTCGAAGAAAAGATTGTGACCATCGAAGATCCTGTTGAGTACCAGGTCAAGGGGATTGTACAGATTCCGGTCAATGAGAAAAAAGGACTCACTTTTGCCCGGGGGCTCCGCTCCGTGTTACGTCACGATCCGGACAAGATCATGGTAGGGGAAATTCGCGATCCGGAAACCGCCCAGATTGCTGTGCAGTCGGCTTTGACCGGCCATCTGGTGTTTACCACCGTCCATGCCAACAATGTCTTTGACGTACTTGGCCGTTTTTTGCACATGGGCATTGATCCCTACCATTTTGTTTCCTGCCTCAACTGTGTCCTTGCCCAACGTTTGGTGCGCAAACTCTGTGTTCATTGCAAACGACCGGTGATACACGATCCGTCCCTGTTGCAATCCTACGGACTGAGTGCCCAGGAGAGTGCCGACTTTTACGAAGCAGCCGGCTGCAAGGAGTGCAATGGGTTGGGTTATAGCGGACGTAGCGCCATTGTTGAGTTATTGGAGTTGAATGACACCATGCGGGAAATGATCGCTGAAAAAAGACCGGTTGCCGAACTCAAACGCAAAGCGAGTGACAGCGGAACCATCTTTTTGCGCCAAGCGGCGTTGGAAAAAGTTCTAAGCGGTGAGACCACATTCCGTGAGATCGACCGTGTCACATTTGCCGAGGATTAGTGGATGAGACCTCGTACCAGCATCGGTTTGGAAATTCGTTCAGGTCAGCTCAATGCTGTGGCTCTGCAGCAACGTGGACGTCGCTTTGTTGTGACGTCAACCCAAAGCATAGACCTGGATGAAAAAGTGCTGGATGTTCGTTTTCAACACGCCAATGTTTGCCAGTCTGAAGCGTTTATTGCCGCCGTTCAAGCGGTTATGGATCCTTTGGCGGTGCGTGACAGACGTATTGCCGTTGCCTTACCGGATGAAGCCGGGCGGTTGTTCCTGCTTGGTCTGGATTCGCCGTTTAAAACAGACGCGGAAGGCGCGCAACTCATCCGCTGGCGTTTGAAAGAGTGGCTTCCAGAGTCGCTCAGTCACAGAATGGCGCTCGATTATCAGATTCTGCAAAGGCAGGAAGGTGGAGAAAAGCGTGTGTTGGCCGCCTGTTTACACGAAAAGGTGCGGGCACAATATGAAGCTCTTCTAGACAAGGCCGGGTTCGCAGCGCAAGTCATCGATTTTCATGCTTTATCATTATATAACGCCTATCGTAGCCGAATTGATTTGGGACGTGATTTTTTTCTGATCGGCATCGACGGTAACGCTTTCAGCTTGCAGGTGTTTATCGATGAGATTCTGGCGTTTAACCGTCAGCGTCAGGTGTTGGCACAACCTCAGGCCATTTTTCAGGAAATCAATCGATCACTAGCGGCGGTGCCCTGTGACGAAATCATGTTGAAACGATTAACGGTCTATCTGCACAGTGACTGGACTGAAACCGTAGCTTTGCTGGACGCGGTGAGCGGTGCCTTTGAACAGCCGGTTGTGTTGCTTCAAGCACCTTTTTCTGCTGAAACAACTGCCCCAGGTGTCCTTGCGGATCAACAAACAGCACCCCGGTTCACAGTGGCATTTGGCGTGGCACAGCGCCTGCTCAAGAGGGTAATACGATGGGGTTGACCATTAATCTGGCCAGTCGAAAACATCTCAATCAGCGTCTCGCCTCGCTGTTGTTTGGGACGGGGCTGGTGGTTTTGTCGGCGGTGCTGGTGTTGCAGCTTTGGCATGGTTTTCATAGTTTTACTCTGGAGCAGCAGTATCGCCGTGAAGTCGTCGCTCTTAAACAACAATTGCGTCAGTCCACACCGAAACCGATCAGTGCAAAAAAAATGAAGGCGTTGCAACACCGTTATCACCAAGCTCTTGATCTGTGGCAGAGAGACGCTTTTCACTGGAGTGCTTTGCTGACACGGGTGGAAACATTGCTCCCCGAAGGCGTCCGGTTATCAAGTCTGCAACCGGATTATGCCAAAAATACGCTGCAATTGACGGGAGAGGCTCGCGGCCTGGAACAGCTGCAAGCTCTTCTTGATCAGTTGCACCAGGCGGATTTTACGCATGTCTTTCTCAACAGTCAGCAGGTCGTTACCATTGCTGACGGACAGGGCGGTGAACATATGGCGTTGCAATTTTCTCTGAGGCTGCAAGGGGTGTTCTGATGACGAACGTTTACGCCATTTTGACTGCTTTATGGCAGGGGTATCGAATCAGGACCGTCCTTGTTCTGATATTGCTTATTGCGGTTTTTGTTACAGCCTCGTTGCAGAACTTTCGCTTTGCTCCAGAATTGCAAGACCTGCGTGACCAAAAACTCTCTCTGCAGCAGCAGGTTCGCCAACGTGACATGGCGCCTGCAGTGACAACAGATTTGACGGCGAAGCGGTTACGTCACCAGATGGAGAGGTTCTATGAGCACATTCCTGAGCGCCGTGATTTTTCAGTGTTTTTAGGTGAACTGTATTCCTGGGCCGATGATGCCGGGCTGGTGATTGACCGGATCACGTTTAATCCGCAGATTGATCCAGCCAATAAACTGTTGTGCTATGCCTTACGGTTTCATGTCATGGGCGACTATGGGCGTATCCGCAGGTTTGTCTATCTCTTGGAGTATGCACCACGTCTGTTAATTATTGAAAAAATTTCTTTGGTTGAAGGGCGAAACGATTCTGCGAATGATGCCAGCGTCGGGTTGCAGATTGATTTGATCACCTATTTTCGGGAGCCGGGCCAATGAACCGGTTGAGATTTTTGGTGGTGTTGAGCGGATTGTTATGCATAGCCCTGATCTATGCTTGGTATGCAACACCTCGTCAGCCGCGTCTTCGAACCACGCCGGAGGTTGTCGATGAAAAAACGGCTGTTCTGTCGTCTCCGCTAAAGGCTAATGATTTTGTTGCGCCTTCACCGGACATGTATCGGGAGCCTCAAAGGAACCTGTTTGGAGCGCTCTATCCCGAGGTGAAAAAAATAAAAAGGATCAGGACTGGTCCTGTTGTCACGGCACGGCCAAAACCGCTTGAACCACCCGATACTCGTCTTAAAATGGTTGATCCTCCTCGTGCTGCTGCATCGATCCAACCCCTAAACGTGCTGGGCCATCTGGTGAAAGGAGGCAAGCGAACCGTCTTTTTGAGCTCATCGACAGGGAGAATTTATCTGCTGCAGCAGGGAGATCCTTTCGCCCGAGACCTGATCGTTCGCAACATCACCGATAAAAATGTGACCATCGGTCGTAAGGACTCGCCTCAACAGGTGGTGTTGGCTTTGGGCGACAAGCGATCACAACGGTGGCCTTCCCTTCGCGTTCTATCTGAGTCCCGGCGTGAGACGTCGCGGGCGAAACTGGTTGAACAACATGGAGATGACGCGCCGGTAAAAAAGAAAAGGGCTCCAGCCCGGGAGTCCGTTCACATGCCTAATGATGAGGAGTCGTAACCTTATCGGTTGATCAATGGAAAGATGATGAAAATTCTACTGAAAAAAAGTTTGGCCGTTCGGTTGTTGTGTGTACTGCTTGTGGTGATGCTGAACGGATGTCTTGGCGGGCAGGCCGCGTTTCGGCAGGGGCAGCATGCCCTGCGTCAGGATAACTATGATCAGGCGGTGATGGATTTTCTTCAGGCGGTGGATGATAACCCGGACAGCCGTCAGTACCAGCTTATGCTTGTTGATGCTCGCAATAAAGCGGCCGTGCATCACACACGCAACGGTGACGAACTGTTTGCCGCCCGGCGTTATCACGACGCCTTACAGGAGTATCAGTTGGCCGTTGAATTGGACGGTTCACTGTTTGTTGCCCGTGAAAGCATGGCCAAGACCCAGCGCTATCTTCAGGCGGAGACGTTTATTGAGCAAGCTGCGGCACTCGTCCAGGTCAATCGTCCGGTTCAGGCACAAGCCGCCATCGATCAGGCGCTTGCCCTGGTTCCTGACTATCCGCCCGCCCTCGCAGGGCGCCAAGCTCTCATGCAAAACAAGACCTCAATTATTGATGGTGTTGCCCTTGATGTGACTTCTGATGAACCCATTACACTCAACTTTAAACGGACCAAACTATCGGATGTTTTTAATATTTTAACCAAGCTGACCGGCATTCATTTTATCCTCGACGAAGATGTGCGCGGAACGACCACAACGCTCTACCTGGAACAGGCCACTTTTTCTCAGTCATTGGAACTGCTGTTGCAGATGAACAAACTGGAGAAAAAAATCCTCAACAGCAAAACCATCGTGCTTTTTCCGAAAACCCGTGACAAGCAAAAACAATTTGAGGACCAGATTATCCAGACCTTTTACCTGTCACATCTCGATGCCAAACAGGCCGTCAACCTGTTGCGCACCATGCTGGATGTGCGCAAAGTTTATGTACAGGAGGAGCTCAACGCCATTGTTCTACGTGACGAACTGGATGTTGTCCGGCTGGCTCAAAAACTGATTGAAGCCAATGATCGGGGCAATTCCGAAGTGGTCTTTGATCTTGAGTTGATTGAGGTCAGTCATGATGACACCCGCGAACTTGGCCTGAAGTTGAGTACTTATTCTATGGGGGCCGGATTAAGTGACAAGGGTAGTGGTGTTTTGGTCAATTCCGGTTTATCCGCCGGGGACACGACCAGTGGACTGATCAGTTCTTTTCGCGATCTGGAACCGTTTTATGCTATTCCCACCGCCACGTTTCAGTTCGCTAAAAGTCTGGGAAATACCGAGATTCTGGCCAGTCCGAAGATTCGCGTTCGAAACAAGCAAAAGGCCAAGGTTCATGTGGGCAGCCGTGAGCCGATTATCAGTGCGACAACCAGTGACAGTGTTGTTTCGGAGAGTGTGTCTTATATCGATGTCGGGGTTAAGTTGGATGTCGAACCTGCAATCCAGCTAGATAACACGGTGGTGACCAAGGTTGGTCTAGAGGTCAGTAATGTTTCCAATTCGCAGACCACCAGCAGTGGGACCGTTGCCTATACCATCTCCTCAACCAGTGCTGATACAACTTTGACTCTCAAGGATGGGGAACAAACCGTTATTGGTGGTTTGATTCGAGAGGATAATAAGGCAACTAAAACAAAAATTCCCTTGCTCGGCGAGATCCCGTTGCTTGGCAATCTCTTCAACCACGACGACAGAGAAAAATCCAAGCGGGAAATTTTGTTGTCGATCACGCCGCATATCGTGAAATTGATCAACGTGCCGCAAGGTGATGTGGCAAGTCTCTGGTCGGGGAGTGAGGACGATCTGAAATTCGGACGAAATTTCGGTACATTTGTTGAGGAATACCGTAACGGCCAACAGATTGTTTCGGTGAAATCTTCGACGAGTTCTTCCAACCAGAATTTTGGTGACGAGAATAATGATGACCCCGTGATTGTCGCGGAATCGTTTGAAGCTGTGAAAGATGGGGAGACGGGCTTTGCCGTTACGCAGAACTCGTTGAGCGAGACGGATGTCACGGAAGTGAAGGTGATGGAACCACGTCTGATCATGACCGGAACAGTGTCTGCAACTGTCGGTACGTCGTTTGACGTAGCGGTGGCTGTCGAGGGGATGCCTGAGCTGGTCAATGCACCGTTATTGTTGAGCTATGATCCGCGGATAGTGACATTGATCAGGGTTGATGAGGGTGAGTTTCTTAAACGTAGCTCGGACACTCTGTTTACCTACACCGATTTAAAAGGGCAGGGCAAGATCATCATCAGTCTGAAACAAAAACCGGGGGGGACACCGGTGTCTGGAGCGGGAGAGCTGGTACATCTGATGTTCAAGGCGCTCAAGCCCGGCAATAGCCGTATTGCAACACAACGGGCGAATTTAAAAAATGCACTGGGTGAGGCCATCGCACTTGATCTTGTTGATTGCCGGGTTGAGATTCGTGCCGGGCAATAAAGGGATGCGTCATGCGCCCGCGTGGAGACTTGATCAAGGGCTCAGCTTGATTGAACTGGTGATTGCTCTGGCGATTCTTGCTTTGCTGGCGTCACTGGTTTTGCCCATGGCTGAAGTGACGGTAACGCGCACAAAAGAATTGGAACTTCGTCGGGTACTGCGCGACATACGTACAGCGTTGGATGACTATAAAGCCGATTATGATAAAGCTGTCGCAGCGAAAAAAATTATCGCTAACCTCGCGGACAGCGGCTATCCCAAACAACTTGAAGATTTGATTGAAGGCCGGGATTGGGGTGGCCTTTACGCTCTGCCTAAAAAGTATTTGCGACGGATTCCGCGTGATCCCTTTGATCGCAACCTCAATGGTTGGGGAATGCGTTCTTATCTGGATGACCCTGATTCAGACGCTTGGGGTGGGGAAGACGTTTATGACGTTTATAGCCGAATCGACAAAACTGCTTTGGACGGCAGTTATTACCGCGATTGGTGATGGATAAGTATGTTGACGAGAAAAAATGATAACCGGGGTTTTTCCCTCTTCGAGCTTTTGGCGGTAATGATGATCATGTCTATTCTTGCAGCGATTGCCGTTCCCAGTTACAAGCGCAGTCAGATTAAGGCGAGGGAAACTGTGCTTGCCGAAGACCTTTATCAGATGCGTAAAGCTATTGACGCCTTCTATGCGGATAGAAACCGCTATCCAGATGCCCTGGAAGATCTGGTTGACAACAGCTATCTGCGCACGATCCCTCAGGACCCTTTTACCCGTCGTGTCGATAGCTGGGAATGTCTTCCGCCTCAGGTAACGCCGTCCGACGATGTGGCGCAAGGAGGTTGTTTTGATGTGCGCAGCGGCAGTGACTTGATTGGCGTCAATGGGGTTCCTTATCAGCAATGGTGAAGCAAACGTGTATTACCTGCAACAATGAACAGGGATCCGTGTTGTTGCTGTTGATGGTTGTGCTGATGGTTGTCGGTCTGCTGACTGGTGTGGCTGGCTCAAGTTGGAAGACCATTGTCCAGCGATCTAAAGAAGCTGACCTGCTCTTTAAAGGCAATCAGATCAGAACGGCCATTGGCTGTTATTATGAATTTTCAGCGGGCCCCAAAAAGGCTTCCAATGCCGCAGGGCCAAAAAACTATCCGCGTCGACTCGAAGATCTGCTTGACGATTCACGAACCGTGCAACGCACCAAACATTTGCGTCGTCTCTATGTCGATCCAATGACGGGCAAAGGCTGGGCGCTGATTCTGGATAATGACGGGCAGGGGATCGTCGGTGTTCGTTCGACCTGCACAAAGAAACCATTTCAGCAGGCTGGTTTTAGCGAAGAGAATAAAAATTTTTCCGGAAAACAAAGTTACCGCGACTGGGAATTTGTGTATAAACCTCGCCGAAATAAGGTTGAATGAAGAAAAATATTTCATGCACTTCTTAAACAGATCATGGTACTTCAAAGAAAGGGATAAATCAGACAAGAATGAAGCCGGGCGGAATCTTTCTTGTCTGAAGAAAGGGCTGGCGGGAGAAGGAGATAGGGGTTTTTGTGCGATCACGGCTTCTAGCTTGGTCCTCCCGCCCGAGGTGCTGTTACACAAAAAAGCCCCGACGCTTAAACTGTTCGAGGCTTTTTTTTGTGTAATATTCCTTGGCGATACATCCGCAAGGATGAGTCAGGATGTTTCGTAGGCGTTTAATTTTCGATACAGGGTAGCGATGCCGATATTTAGTGCTTCGGCTGTTTTGGCCTTGTTGCCGTCCAGTGTTTTCAGCGCGGAAAGGATATAGTTTTTTTCCACCTCTTCAAGGCTGCGGATTTCTCCGCTTAAGGCCGGTTGCGGGATGGTCGTCTGCAATTCCTCGGGAAGGTCTTCCAGTTCGATCCGGTTGCCCATGGCCAAAGCAACACCGTATTCGACCACATTTTGTAATTCACGAACATTGCCGGGCCAGTGGTAGCTCAACAGTTGCTTTGCCGCCTGAGGACTGAAGGCGGTGATCTTCCGGTTAGAACGTTTGGCACTCTCGGAAAGAAACACCCGTGCCAGAGGCAGGATGTCATCGTGGCGCTCCCTTACCGGCGGGACCCGCAGTTCAATGACGCGCAGCCGATAATAGAGATCTTGCCGAAAACGCCCTGCAGACACTTCTTCAGACAGATTGCGGTTGGTAGCCGATACGATTCTAAAATCAACCGGTCTGGTTTTGTTTTCGCCGATACGACGGATCTCCTTTTCCTGGAGAACGCGTAAAATTTTGACCTGCATCCCCGCTGAGATCTCACCGATCTCATCGAGAAAAAGCGTCCCGCCGTTGGCCGCTTCAAACAGCCCGACGCTATCTTTGACCGCGCCGGTAAAAGACCCTTTTGCATATCCAAACAGCTCACTTTCCAACAATGATTCCGTCAGGGCTCCACAGTTAAGGGCCACAAAAGGACGTCCGGAACGCGTTGATTCATCGTGAATATATTGAGCAATGCGTTCTTTACCCACCCCGGTTTCTCCGCTGATGACCACGGATGAATCGGTACCGGCGATGCGCTTGGCCAGTTCCGCGGTTTTGCGCATGGCCGGGCTGCGGCAGGAAACACAAGGCAGGTCATCATCGATGTCAAAGCACGACAGTTGTCGTTGGCGATGTTTGAGTTGTTTTTCCACGCTTTTGAGTTTCGAGGTTAACTCCGCCAACACCGCATCAAAAGATTCCTGATGATAATACGACAGTTGGCTTTTATAAGATGTGTCCCACATCTCCTTGAAGCGTCCCTCAATTTGGCATACCGGATCACCCATACCACAGCAGGCTTTTTCAAGAAAGTACACCTCTCTCCCGGTACGGTTGGACACATAACCACTGGCAAACCCGGTCAGGGTCCAGCAGGTTGGCTCATCAGCCGTGCCGAAATGGAGTTGGTGTTGTTCGGCTTCATAGGAATCGTGCCAGGTTCCCTCGACCAGAGGAGCCTCTCCTTTGCCATCTGAGCGGGTGGTTATTCCCGGTGTCATCAGTCCGCACAAAGAGTGCAGGCGTGGTCCGGTGTAAGCGTCTTTGAACAGTTCCGGGTAATCCCGTCTTAACATCTCCGCAGTGCGCCAACCATGAGCATAACCGAATCGCGTCAAGATACCGCGGGCGGTGTGCATTCCCAGCGTGTCAATCAGCTCTTCCCTCAGCAATCCCAGGGCGAGGGCGTCAAAAATAAGCACCCGTTGCCCCATAAATTGGATGACGCCGCTCTCCGATGTGGTGGTCAGCAGTTCACGTAAATCAAGATCTTGTGCGCGCATTATTTATCCTTTCATTTTGATAATAACTTTATCTTTTTGAAAGGAAATGTCAATGGGGTAAAAAGTAAAACTTCGTAATTACAGCTATTTGAGTGTGTGGCATGGCTGGTGCAAAGATATAGCGTCAAAGACGCAATTCGCAAACCCAGTTCAATGGAGGTGAAACAACAATGAAGAACTGTCTGATTTTTTTAACCCTGTTTCTGATGGCGGCCTCGGCGGCCCAGGCGATGAACGTTGGTGGCGCACATGCCGATCTTGATTTTTCCTGCGCAGATTGTCATCACCAGGACGAACCGGAAAAAGCTCCGAGCATGAAGGACTGTCTGGCCTGTCATGGAACCTATGAGGAGTTGGCGGAACTGACCAAGCCGGAAGGGGGGCCCGACCCGACCGATCCGGATACGTTTGCCAATCCGCATCATTCCCATATGGGACCGGTACCGTGCATGGAATGCCATAAAACCCATCAGAAATCAGTGCTGATCTGTGAGGACTGCCACAACTTCGACATGCAGCCGAAGTAGTGCACCTCAAGAGTATTGTCCTTCGTTTGGACAATGTTCATTTTCCAACCTTCAAATGGAGAAGAAACATGAGGAACGTATTGAAAAGATGTCTGTCGGTTTTTGCCGTCGTCGTTGCTGCCACAACGTTTTCACTGCCGGCGTTTGCTGAGCAGGTGATGAATACCGATGTTGTTATCATCGGTGCCGGAACCTCCGGTCTGGCAGCTGGAGTTCAGGCTATTCAGAATGGCAATAAGGTCATTTTGCTGGAAAAGCAGGCGAAAGTTGGCGGTACCGGCAACTTCTGTGAAGGCCTGTTTGCTGCTGAAAGTAAGATCC encodes the following:
- a CDS encoding sigma-54-dependent Fis family transcriptional regulator, giving the protein MRAQDLDLRELLTTTSESGVIQFMGQRVLIFDALALGLLREELIDTLGMHTARGILTRFGYAHGWRTAEMLRRDYPELFKDAYTGPRLHSLCGLMTPGITTRSDGKGEAPLVEGTWHDSYEAEQHQLHFGTADEPTCWTLTGFASGYVSNRTGREVYFLEKACCGMGDPVCQIEGRFKEMWDTSYKSQLSYYHQESFDAVLAELTSKLKSVEKQLKHRQRQLSCFDIDDDLPCVSCRSPAMRKTAELAKRIAGTDSSVVISGETGVGKERIAQYIHDESTRSGRPFVALNCGALTESLLESELFGYAKGSFTGAVKDSVGLFEAANGGTLFLDEIGEISAGMQVKILRVLQEKEIRRIGENKTRPVDFRIVSATNRNLSEEVSAGRFRQDLYYRLRVIELRVPPVRERHDDILPLARVFLSESAKRSNRKITAFSPQAAKQLLSYHWPGNVRELQNVVEYGVALAMGNRIELEDLPEELQTTIPQPALSGEIRSLEEVEKNYILSALKTLDGNKAKTAEALNIGIATLYRKLNAYETS
- a CDS encoding cytochrome c3 family protein — encoded protein: MKNCLIFLTLFLMAASAAQAMNVGGAHADLDFSCADCHHQDEPEKAPSMKDCLACHGTYEELAELTKPEGGPDPTDPDTFANPHHSHMGPVPCMECHKTHQKSVLICEDCHNFDMQPK